The genomic region GTGCTGGACAAGATCGTGGCCGGCGGCATCATCCCCGGTCCGGGCAACCCCTTGGACGGCCTGCCCAAGCTCCCGGTGCACATCCAGCGCGTGCGCTACGGGCACTGAGCACCGGCCGCGGAACCCGTTGCCCCGCACCGGGTTCCGCGGCCCTCTCGGTGGTCAGTCCACCTGGCGGATGCTGCCGCCGTCGATCCGGAACTCCGCGCCGACCACCCACTCGGCCTGGTCGGAGGCCAGGTAGGCGACCGCGTTGGCGATGTCCTCCGGGGTGCCGACCCGGCCCGCCGGGATGCCGCCGACCAGTTCGACGATCTGCGCCTTGCCGTCCATGCCCTGGGTGTCCTGGATGTGCTGGGCGAAGGTCTGCACCGCCTCGGTCCAGATCATGCCGGGGGCGATCCGGTTGACCCGCACCCCGCGCGGGGCGACCTCGGTGGCCAGCGCCTTGCTGTAGGCGTTGAGGGCGGCCTTGGCCGCGCCGTAGTGCGTCAGCGGGGGCTGGACCAGCTGCGCGGCGATCGAGCTGATGTGGATGATCGAGCCGCTGCCGCGCTCCAGCATGCCGGGCAGCAGCGCCCGGTCCAGCCGCACCGCGGACATCACGTTGAGCTGGTAGGCCTCTTCCCAGTGCCGGTCGGACAGCTCGGGAATGGTGCCGGTGCCCAGCTCGGCCCCGCCCGCGTTGTCCACGACCACGTCCACCCCGCCGAGGTGGGCCAGCGCAGCTTCGGCCAGCGCGGCGACCCCGGACTCGGTGGCCACATCCGCCTTGACGAAGTGCACGTTCGCCGGCAGCGACTCGGGCGCGGAGCGCGCCGCCACCACCACCGAGGCGCCGGCCCCGGCCAGTCGCGCGGTGATCGCCGCGCCGATTCCCTTGGTGCCACCGGTGACGACGACCCGCTTGCCTGCCAGGCCGTCCAGGTTCACAACGTTATTGACCATACGGTCCACAATGCCCATTCTGGACCGCCTAGTCAAATACAACTTCTTGACCGCCCCCGGCGCACAATGGGCCGATGCGCGAACTGATCGCCCCACTGCTCGCCTGGTACCGCGAGGGAAACCCGTTCGCGCTGGCGACGGTGGTGCGGACCTGGCACTCGGCGCCGCGGCAGCCGGGCGCGGCGATGGCGGTGTCCGCGGCGGGCGAGGCGCTGGGCAGCGTGTCCGGCGGCTGCGTGGAGGGCGCGGTGTACGAGCTGGCCCAGCAGGTGCTGCGGACCGGCGTGCCGGAGCTGGCCACCTACGGGGTGAGCGATGACGACGCGTTCGCGGTCGGCCTGACCTGCGGCGGCACCCTCCAGGTCTTCGTGCAGCCGGTAACGCCCGAGCACTTCCCGGAGTTCCCGGCCATCGGCGAGTCCATCCGGTCGAGCGAACCGGTCGCGGTGGCCACCCTGCTCGACGGCGCGGCCAACCCGGGCGCGCACCTGCTGGTGACCCCGGCGGAGACCGGCGGCGCGCTGGGTTCGGCCCGGCTGAACGAGGCGGTCCGGGACCACGCCAGGGGCATGCTCGCCTTGGGCAGCACCGGTTTCCTGCACATCGGCGCGGACGGCGAGCAGCGCGGCGACGAGCTGTCGATCTTCGTGGAGTCCTTCGCGCCGCCGCCCCGGATGCTGGTCTTCGGCGCCATCGACTTCGCCGGCGCGGTGGCCCGCATCGGCAAGTTCCTCGGCTACCACGTGACCGTCTGCGACGCCCGCCCGGTCTTCGCCACCGCGCGGCGCTTCCCCGAGGCCGACGAGCTGGTGGTGATGTGGCCGCACCAGTACCTGGCCCGGACCGAGGTGGACGAGCGCACGGTGATCTGCGTGCTCACCCACGACCCCAAGTTCGACGTGCCGCTGCTGGAGCTGGCGCTGCGCACCAAGGCCGCCTACATCGGCGCGATGGGCAGCCGCCGCACCCACCAGGACCGGCTGAACCGGTTGCGGGAGCTGGGTTTGACCGAACCGGAGCTGGCCAGGCTGTCCTCCCCGATCGGGCTGGACCTGGGCGCGCGCACGCCGGAGGAGACGGCGGTGTCCATCGCGGCCGAGATCGTGTCGCTGAACTGGGGCGGATCGGGCCGCCGCCTGGCTGAGACGGACAACCCGATCCACCACCCGCGCGGCTGAGCGCTCAGTCCCGGATCGCGTCCAGCGCCGCGAACTGCTTGTCGCTGAGCTCGACCGTGGCCGCGCCCAGGTTGTCCTCCAGGTGCGAGACCGTCTTGGTGCCGGGGATCGGCAGCATCACCGGCGACCGCTTGAGCAGCCAGGCCAGCGCGACCTGCGCCGGGGTCGCGCCGAGCTCCGCGGCCACCGCGGCGACCGGGCTGTCCGGCTTGGTCAGGTCGCCGGTGGCGATCGGGAACCACGGGATGAAGGCGATGTTCTCCTTCGCCGCGTGGTCGAGCAGTTCCTCGCTGCCCCGGTCGATGAGGTTGTACCGGTTCTGCACGCTGACGATCGGCGTGATCTGCCGCGCCTGCTCCAGCTCGGCCACGCTCACCTCGGACAGCCCGATGTGCTTGACCTTGCCCGCCTCCCGCAGCTCCACGAACGCGCCCAGCTGGTCGGCCAGCGGCACGGCCGGGTCGATGCGGTGCAGCTGGATCAGGTCGATGTGGTCCAGCCGCAGGTGCCGCAGGCTCAGCTCGACCTGCTGGGTCAGGTACTCGGGACGGCCGCACTCAGTCCACTGACCAGGCCCCTGGCGGGTGAACCCGGCCTTCGTGGCAATCACCAGGTCGTCGCGGTACGGGTGCAGGGCCTCCGCGATCAGCAGTTCGCTGACCAGCGGGCCGTAGGAGTCGGCGGTGTCGATGAAGGTGACGCCCAGTTCGACCGCCCGGCGCAGCACGGCCAGCGCGCCTGCCCGGTCCGCCGGCCAGTCCCACACGCCGGGGCCGGTGATCTGCATGGCGCCGTAGCCGAGCCTGCCGATCGGCAGGTCGCCGCCCAGGTCGAACCGGCCGCCGAGGAAGTTCTCTGTCACTGCTGCGATCTCCCGCTGTTGGTTGGACTCGTATCCGGTGGTCACCGCCAACCAACGCCGGCGGGCGGGTGTCTGTTCCACCTCCGCCCGCTTTTCCGCTATCCGGGTACCGCCTCGCCGCGCCGCACGTGCAGGCTCCTGGGCAATCCGCCGACCTTCCAGTCCCGGTGCGCCCGGCCGTTCACGGTCACCGCCAGGGTGTACGGCCCAGCGCCGCTGGTGTCGATCAAGCTCGGCGTCCGCCCATCGGGTGAGATGAGCGCGCGCGGGAACAACGGGGTGGCCAGCAGGAGTTCCGCGCTGCCCGGGGTGCGCGGGAACAGGCCGAGCGCGCCGAAGACGTACCAGGCGGACATGGTGCCGAGGTCGTCGTTGCCGGGCAGCCCGGCCGGGCCGGTGCGGTAGACGGTGTCCATCAGCCGACGCACGGTCTCCTGGGTCTTCCAGGGCTGACCGAGCTCGTTGTACAGCCAGGGCGCGTGGATGCCGGGTTCGTTGGCCGGGTCGTAGCGCAGCGGCCCACCCCCGCCGAGGAAGAACTCGTCCAGCCGCCGGACCGCGTTCTCCTTGCCGCCCATGGCTTCGGCCAGCCCGCTGACGTCCTGCGGCACCATCCACACATAGGTCGCGGCACTGCCCTGCGCGAACCCCTGCTGACTCGCCGGGTCGAACGGGGTGAGCCAGGAACCGTCCAGCTTGCGCGCCTGGATGTACCCGGTGGCGGGGTTGAACACGTTGCGCCAGTAGGTCCCCCGCTGCCGCAACTCAGCGGTTTCCTTGCCCAGCCCCAGTTCCGCCGCCCACCGGCCCAGCGCGTCATCAGCGACCGATGCCTCCAGGGTCTCCGCCGCGCCACCCCAGCAGTGGCAGACGTCGTGCGCGCTGTACCGGGACTGGAGGTACTGACCCAGGTTCGGCCGCTGCCCGACGCACTGCCCAGGACAACCCGCGTCCAGCAGCCCTTCCGGCCGGGGCACGGTGGCCTGCCGGTACAGCGAGGCAAACGCGCCCGCGACGTCGAAGTCGCGCACCCCCATGGCGTGGAAGGTGGCCAGGGTGGCCGCGGACGGGTCGCCGGTCATCACGTGGGTGGCGCCGTTGACGTGCACCCAGCGGTCCCAGACCCCGTCGTTCTGCCGCGCGTAGTTGAGCAGCGACTGCGCGAAGTCCCTGGCCAGCCCCGGTTTCAGCAACGCCAGCAGCTGGATCTGCGCCCGGTACTGGTCCCACCCGGAGAAGTTCCCGTACTGCGCGCCCTGCCCCGCCCCGACCCGGTGCACCCGCCGGTCCATGCCGAGATAGCGACCGTCCACATCGGACACGAGGTTGGGCTGCTGCAAGGCGTGGTACAGCGCGGTGTAGAACACGGTCCGCTGGTCGGCACTGCCACCCGCGACCCGAACTCGCCGAAGCTCCCGGTCCCAGGCCCGGAACCCGTCCCGCGCCACCCGCGCCACGGTGTCCGAACGCCGGATCTCCTGCCGCAGGTTCCCCTCCGCGCCAACAATGTCCACATAGGACATACCGATCCGCATCCGCACCGCACTCCCTGGCGCGAAGCTGACGTACCCACCGGAGCCGCGCCCGGCCCGCTCCGCACCGGTGGCATAACCCTCCCCACCGCTGACGCTGGTCCCGCCGGGCGTGAGCGTCCCGTCCCGCCACACCCCGGTGCCGGTCACCGGCTGGTCGAACTCGGCGGTGAAGTGCAGCCGGTAGTAGCTCTTGCGGTTGTGCACCCCGCCGTTGGCCCGCCGCCCGCAGAACGCCCCGGTCAGCACCGACCCGGTGACCCGCCGCCCGGTCGGATCGATCCGGATGTCGGCGTCCTCGCTGCCGTTGAGCGAGTTGGAGGTGCGGAACAACAGGTTCGCGGCCTTCCCGGCCGGAAAGCCGAACTCGGCGATCCCGGCCCGCTCGGTCACCGCGAGATCAACCCGAGCCCCGGAAGCCAGCCCCACCGAGTACCGGCCCGGCCGCGCGAGCTCGTCCTCATGCGAGAAGTCACTGGCGTACACGGCATCCGTGACATCCGCACTCGGCGAGCTGAGCACCTCCCCCACGTGCGGCATGATCGGCACATCCCCCGCCGCGCCAGGGTTGCACCCGGCCCCGTTGACGTGGGTCAGCGAGAACCCCCGCACCCGGGTGACGTCGTAGGAGTACCCGTTCGCCGCCCCGGTCCCGGTCTGGTCGCCACGCGTGCTGGTCGGACTCCACGCGATCATCCCGAACGGCCGCTGCGCGCCGGGGAAGGTGTTCCCCTCCCGCGCCGACCCGATCAGTGGATCAACGAACCCCGCGGGCTCACTCACCCACTGCTCCCGGGCCTCGGCCACACCCCCGGCCACCAGAACCCCAACCAGCCCAACCCCAACCACCCGCCACCACAACACCCCGCGACCCTGACACGCCCCAGGCGATCAGCCGCCGAACCTGTCCGAATTCGGCCAACCCGAGCGACAAAGCGGCCAACACAGCGACAACAACGGCCAACACGCGGGTGGCTCGGTCACCGAGCCCGCTGAGACGGATGGCGCGCGGCCCGGCAACCAGCCCTGCAGACGGGCGAGGGATGTGCGGGCCAGGCGAGCCGCGTCCGGCCAGACGGCCAGACGGCCAGCTTGCGGGACGGGTGAGCGGTGGCCGGGCGGAGCGGCGTGTTCGCGAAATCGGCCAACACATCGCGAACGCGGGCTCGGCGAAACCCGGCGATAGACTGGATGCCGGGGGGCCGAGGGCCGTCCTTGAGCCTGCTGGGGGCGACGTGGTGGCGGATGTGGCGGTGGCGCGAGTCGGCCGGGCCGCGGGTTTGGGCTGGTCAGTCGGGGTGGTGGTGAACCTGGCGCTCGGGGTGGCCGCGTACTTCCCGCTGTTGTTCACCCGCATGGTCTTCTCCGCGATCGCCTACCGGCTGGGTGACTTCTCCGCGTTCCCGGCGCGCGACGGCATCGACATCCCGATCATGATGGCCGGGGTGTGCTGGCTGCTGTTCCTGCCGCTGTGGTTCCTGGCCAACCGGTTCATCACCCTCTGGGCCGTGGTGCCGGTGCGGCCGTACTGGCTGGTCGCGGTACTGCTGCCCGGTGTGCTGTTCCTCGCGGACACGGTGTTCGCGCTGCGCCTGTTCAAGCTGGTGTTCTGAGAAATCAGCCGTTCGCCGCCGGGATCGGCCGATCGGCTGAGCAGCTCGGGCGCCGCCCCGGTCAGGGTGGGCGCATGCAGATCAAGAAACTGTTCGGCCCCCTGCTGGCCGGGCTGGTGCTGCTCCCGCTGGCGCCCGGGATCGCCACGGCGAGCACCTTGCAGTGGCGGCCCTGCAAGGAGATCGCGCACCGCTGGTCGCCCGGCGACGACCGCACCGAGTGCGCGATGGTGACCGTGCCGGTCGACTACGCCAAGCCCGACGGGCGCAGCTTCGGTATCGCGATCAGCCGGATCAAGGCCAGTGGCCGCCGCGACGGGGTCGTGCTGTTCAACCCGGGCGGTCCCGGCGGATCCGGGATGAACATGCCGAGCTCGGTGCTGCGGTCGAAGGCCGCCGGCCTCGGCGTGCACCACGACCTCATCGGTTTCGCGCCCCGCGGGGTCGCCTACAGCGAGGCGGTGACCTGCGCGGATGACTGGACCCAGCCGGATCCCGCGTTGTCGCCGAAGGAGCGGGCGCGTTTTGTCGCCGAGCGGGACGGCCGCAACCACCAGCGGTGTGTTGCGGCCGATCCCGAGTTCATGCGCAATCTTTCCACTGCCAACATCGCGCGGGACATGGACCGGATCCGGCTGGCCCTGGGTGAGCGCAAGATCGGCTACTACGGCATCTCCTGGGGCACCGCGCTGGGCGCGCAGTACCGCACGCTGTTCGACCAGCACGTGGACAAGATGCTGCTCGACTCGGTGATGGCGCCCACCCTGGACCTGGTCGAGATGGACCGCGGTCAGCTGACGGCGCGGGAGAACACCTTCCACGAGTTCGCCGCCTGGATCGCCCGCAACAACGACGTCTACCGCTTCGGCGCGACCGGGCCGCTGGTCAGCAAGGCGCTGCTGGACCTGCGCGCCCGGCAGACCAGCGAGCTCGACGTCTTCGACGACCTGATCACCTCCGCCCGCCGGGACTGGGCCGAGTCGGCCCGGCGGCTGGCCGGACTGCGTGACGGCACCCAGCGCGAACTGGTCGCGCCGCCGAGGGAGCAGACCATGCTGGGCTGGGACAGCGAGCAGGTCGGCTTCAGCCCGTTCCAGCAGACCTCGGTGATGTGC from Crossiella sp. CA-258035 harbors:
- a CDS encoding alpha/beta hydrolase, which codes for MQIKKLFGPLLAGLVLLPLAPGIATASTLQWRPCKEIAHRWSPGDDRTECAMVTVPVDYAKPDGRSFGIAISRIKASGRRDGVVLFNPGGPGGSGMNMPSSVLRSKAAGLGVHHDLIGFAPRGVAYSEAVTCADDWTQPDPALSPKERARFVAERDGRNHQRCVAADPEFMRNLSTANIARDMDRIRLALGERKIGYYGISWGTALGAQYRTLFDQHVDKMLLDSVMAPTLDLVEMDRGQLTARENTFHEFAAWIARNNDVYRFGATGPLVSKALLDLRARQTSELDVFDDLITSARRDWAESARRLAGLRDGTQRELVAPPREQTMLGWDSEQVGFSPFQQTSVMCNDSAGTRDFEEIWRSRQELVAQLPVSGGYGKYDDRCVGWPLPATPWQFAGGTSPLQLVGHSHEEITPIEWSRAMRERIGGALLTVEDDQHGSLLDLPCAAKAVEFFDTGKTSDESCAGAPIPPARR
- a CDS encoding oxidoreductase: MVNNVVNLDGLAGKRVVVTGGTKGIGAAITARLAGAGASVVVAARSAPESLPANVHFVKADVATESGVAALAEAALAHLGGVDVVVDNAGGAELGTGTIPELSDRHWEEAYQLNVMSAVRLDRALLPGMLERGSGSIIHISSIAAQLVQPPLTHYGAAKAALNAYSKALATEVAPRGVRVNRIAPGMIWTEAVQTFAQHIQDTQGMDGKAQIVELVGGIPAGRVGTPEDIANAVAYLASDQAEWVVGAEFRIDGGSIRQVD
- a CDS encoding aldo/keto reductase — encoded protein: MTENFLGGRFDLGGDLPIGRLGYGAMQITGPGVWDWPADRAGALAVLRRAVELGVTFIDTADSYGPLVSELLIAEALHPYRDDLVIATKAGFTRQGPGQWTECGRPEYLTQQVELSLRHLRLDHIDLIQLHRIDPAVPLADQLGAFVELREAGKVKHIGLSEVSVAELEQARQITPIVSVQNRYNLIDRGSEELLDHAAKENIAFIPWFPIATGDLTKPDSPVAAVAAELGATPAQVALAWLLKRSPVMLPIPGTKTVSHLEDNLGAATVELSDKQFAALDAIRD
- a CDS encoding XdhC/CoxI family protein, with protein sequence MRELIAPLLAWYREGNPFALATVVRTWHSAPRQPGAAMAVSAAGEALGSVSGGCVEGAVYELAQQVLRTGVPELATYGVSDDDAFAVGLTCGGTLQVFVQPVTPEHFPEFPAIGESIRSSEPVAVATLLDGAANPGAHLLVTPAETGGALGSARLNEAVRDHARGMLALGSTGFLHIGADGEQRGDELSIFVESFAPPPRMLVFGAIDFAGAVARIGKFLGYHVTVCDARPVFATARRFPEADELVVMWPHQYLARTEVDERTVICVLTHDPKFDVPLLELALRTKAAYIGAMGSRRTHQDRLNRLRELGLTEPELARLSSPIGLDLGARTPEETAVSIAAEIVSLNWGGSGRRLAETDNPIHHPRG
- a CDS encoding GH92 family glycosyl hydrolase; the encoded protein is MLWWRVVGVGLVGVLVAGGVAEAREQWVSEPAGFVDPLIGSAREGNTFPGAQRPFGMIAWSPTSTRGDQTGTGAANGYSYDVTRVRGFSLTHVNGAGCNPGAAGDVPIMPHVGEVLSSPSADVTDAVYASDFSHEDELARPGRYSVGLASGARVDLAVTERAGIAEFGFPAGKAANLLFRTSNSLNGSEDADIRIDPTGRRVTGSVLTGAFCGRRANGGVHNRKSYYRLHFTAEFDQPVTGTGVWRDGTLTPGGTSVSGGEGYATGAERAGRGSGGYVSFAPGSAVRMRIGMSYVDIVGAEGNLRQEIRRSDTVARVARDGFRAWDRELRRVRVAGGSADQRTVFYTALYHALQQPNLVSDVDGRYLGMDRRVHRVGAGQGAQYGNFSGWDQYRAQIQLLALLKPGLARDFAQSLLNYARQNDGVWDRWVHVNGATHVMTGDPSAATLATFHAMGVRDFDVAGAFASLYRQATVPRPEGLLDAGCPGQCVGQRPNLGQYLQSRYSAHDVCHCWGGAAETLEASVADDALGRWAAELGLGKETAELRQRGTYWRNVFNPATGYIQARKLDGSWLTPFDPASQQGFAQGSAATYVWMVPQDVSGLAEAMGGKENAVRRLDEFFLGGGGPLRYDPANEPGIHAPWLYNELGQPWKTQETVRRLMDTVYRTGPAGLPGNDDLGTMSAWYVFGALGLFPRTPGSAELLLATPLFPRALISPDGRTPSLIDTSGAGPYTLAVTVNGRAHRDWKVGGLPRSLHVRRGEAVPG